One window of the Rhipicephalus microplus isolate Deutch F79 chromosome 2, USDA_Rmic, whole genome shotgun sequence genome contains the following:
- the LOC142784542 gene encoding uncharacterized protein LOC142784542, whose product MLPLSKSGGGAAVESEFAGEQRQSAACTPCLDDSGFAREDDATSEYWGNFGIVEESLPSLSLETSVTTQPEEPIITGRRIVSLAHFVNAVRSLDDHSCPKLTGRFALVKERRVGLWSELTFTCSECQEIRKLTTDPVTEPTSLTDKANVGVNDAAVWAFMSIGSGHSQFEEAMAVMEIPAMSKGAFLRREESLGKCWKTVLFDQMIKAGKEEKKTRGRSWGFL is encoded by the exons ATGCTCCCACTGAGCAAGTCTGGTGGGGGAGCGGCAGTG GAAAGCGAATTCGCCGGAGAGCAACGCCAAAGCGCCGCCTGTACGCCATGCTTGGACGACAGTGGTTTTGCCAGAGAGGATGACGCAACGTCTGAATACTGGGGCAATTTCGGCATCGTCGAGGAGTCGCTGCCGAGCCTGAGTCTGGAGACAAGCGTCACAACTCAGCCAGAGGAGCCGATCATCACCGGAAGACGAATTGTGTCACTGGCCCATTTCGTGAACGCTGTTCGTAGTCTCGACGACCACAGCTGTCCTAAGCTGACTGGACGTTTTGCACTCGTGAAAGAACGGAGAGTGGGGCTCTGGTCGGAGCTCACTTTTACCTGCAGTGAATGTCAGGAAATCAGAAAGTTGACGACTGACCCCGTCACAGAACCAACGTCCCTCACTGACAAAGCAAACGTAGGAGTCAATGATGCTGCTGTTTGGGCATTCATGAGTATCGGATCGGGCCACTCGCAGTTTGAGGAAGCAATGGCAGTCATGGAAATTCCTGCTATGAGCAAAGGGGCTTTTCTACGCCGGGAGGAGTCCCTGGGAAAG tgCTGGAAAACCGTCCTTTTTGACCAAATGATAAAAgccggaaaagaagaaaaaaaaactcgcggaaGAAGCTGGGGCTTTCTGTGA